The DNA region GGAGTGATTGCCTGTGTTGTATGGTGCAGAGAAAGGTTAACCGTGTCTTTTGAGAAAAACCATGGTGGTGTCTTTTGTTTGTATGGTTTTATAGGTGGCGTAAATGTGCCATTATCTTTGGAAAATTGGAATGCCTTACGTAAGACTGATTGGAGTCTGGGTCTTCGTTTAGACTTCTTTACTTTTTGTAGGATGGTTTGGATTGGGGTGTTTGCTGCGAACAGTAATGCCTTGCACATCTTTGCTATACTCATTTCAAACCTTAGCTCTATTGGCATCAATTGGGCTTCGAAAAGGAGATTGTTGATGGGGGTGGTGCGAAATGCTCCAAACGCCAGCCTTAAGGCTGAATGGTAATTGGCTTTAAGTTTTTTTAAGTACGACGCAGGGCAATTTCCGTAGAATGGGAAGCACTAGTCAATTTTGGTCATTATTAGGGCATTTGTGAGGCTTATAAGAGTCCTTGTATCGCAGTTGTATTTCTGGCTTGCCAACCATATTATGATGTTGAGACGCTTGGAGATTTGGACTGTCAGTGAGTCAATGTGTTCCTTCCATCTGTATCTCTTGGTTATGGTTAAACCAAGAACCTTTATGTGGTCGCTTGAGCTTAGACGGTAAGCGGTCGAGTTGATTTTGAAATTGCAATTGGTTTTTCTACATATATGTAAGTGCTTGCATTTAGAGATGGAAAGCTTCGCGACAGAATAACTACACCAATTTAGGATGTCAGTGAAAAGTGCATTTATGTTTGCGTTCATGGTCCTCTTGCTGACCTGTCTTGAACTCCTTGTGGATAGCAATCGTGCGGCACAATTTATTGTACGCGATAAGGAAGAGTATCACTGATAGGGGTGATCCTTGTGGAATGCCATTGTGAAAAGGCTTGCTTTCTGAATATACGtttcatattttaatttttattcttctGTTGCTGAGAAAGTTAATGACATATCTTAGAATTCTAGAACCTATTCGCCAACTGATCAGTTCATCTACTATCGTATGGATTCCAATTTTGTCGTATGCTTTTTCGAAGTCCAAGCTTATTATTGACAAATGTCTTCTTGTCGATAGGGCAGCGTTAGTCTGATGATCTAGCAGTGCTAGACACTCAGATATCGACATACCTTTTCGAAAGCCAAGTTGACGGCTATCGAGGAGCTTGCAATTGGCAGCAAACCACCACAGCCTGTTCGCAATGATTTTATCCATGGCCTTTGCCATGCATGGGTTTAAGGATATGGGGCGGTATGAACTTACTGCTGTCTTTACGGAATTCGGTTTGTGGATGGGTATGACTGTgctgtttttaaattgttgaGGTATGTGGCTTTTAAGGATATTGTTGAATAGGTTTATAAGTCTTTGAGTTACAGGGTATGGTAGGTTCTTTAACATTAAATATGATATTCTATCGCGGCCAGGAGTTTTACCTTTGAGGGAATACAACGCACTGGAGAACTCTAAAAAATTGATGTTATCGTCTATCATCAATGCTTCTGCGCACGGTGCTggtttttgacatattattttatactattgggaatatcatttttgtttttttaaatataataattacagctgcaagggtatacaaacttcggcttgccgaagttaactgcctttcttgttatgcatacttttttgtttgtgaacaacaattttaaaaaaccctttgatatcatttaattttctttcaACTAACGTCACTGAGGTCATAAAAGATTTGCTTTGTCAATGTGGTTGCCTCCGGGACTTCGCTtttagacatttttttttgcggcAAACGAAACGGTCAGAGTAAACAACTGTCAAATCCAATCCCGGTCGAAAACGCCATCGAATCGCAAGCCACACAACCGGACAACCCCGGACGCAACATGCGTAAGCTGGGCAAGAAGAAGGTGGTCGGGGAGCTGAGCCGCTCGAGTCGCGCAAAAACGGTACCGCCCCGGAAAGCGACAACGAGGAAAAGGACCTCGCCGGCTCCAATGGGGATACCGGCTCCTCGGTCTCCCACTCCTCAGCTGCCTCCACCTCGAGGAAGCCGCCAAACAAGCGCATGGCCCGTCCGTCGACCACTGTGCGCTCAGAGCAACAAGGTGtccacctccacctcctcGGCCGCCGCTGGTGGATCGTCGGCGCCCAAGAAGCGCAAGCTGGGCAAGCCCAAGGCCAACCCCGGTCCTGCCGTCAAAAATGGCAAGAAGCCCGCTGCAGAGGATCTGGAGGACGATGCCGACCCGGTCAAAAGCGACGCCGAGCCGGAAGCCGAAGTGGAATACGAAGTGGAGGCCATCGTGGGCCAAAAGACGGTTAAGGGCGCCACCTACTTTCAGGTGCGCTGGAAGGGCTACACCAAGGCCGAGGTCACATGGATGCTGGAGGCAGATCTTAGCTGCGACTACTTGCTCGAACAACTTCGGGCTAAGGATGCCAAGCCCAAGACCAGCAAGTCCCCGAAGGCCAGCAAGAAAGTAGGAGCCGCCGGACGTGGTCACACGCCCGATGCCACAAAGGGCTTGATCGAGAAGTACAAGCGCGACCTGGTCACGCAGAAGAACGTGGATACCAAGGAGCTGCGCGAATCGCCCAAGAAGACCAATCGCCTCGTCAACGAATGTTACCCGAGGACAAATATTCACAATCGAATTGAGCGCTCCTCGAAACGGGCTGCCGCCAAGAACCGTGAATTTTACGGCGAGGACTGAGGAAGGGCAGCGGCCCCGCCCCCTTCCAGTGGTCGTCGGCGGAGGCGCCACTAAAATCCTTTTTTAGTCGAGCCTCCGCCGACGATTGTGAATATTTGTCCTCGGGTAACATTCGTTGACGAGGCGCTTGGCCTTCTTGGGCGATTCGCGCAGTCCTTGGCACCGAAGCCCTTCCACCTGATGCGGTACAGGCCACCCTCTGCGTTGTCCACAAAGTCAACAATGCGCTGGACAACCCATCCCGAGGTTTTGTGCATCGATCCTCTGGCCAAACGGTTGACCCAGACCTCTGCCGATCCCAATCTGAAGGAGGTAATAGTGGACACGAGTTGCGGAGCTGCGTTGCTTCGAGGTGCTCGCATATATCCTCCGGGCGTAATCGCCATGGGGTCCAACGCTCAGCTGGAGGAACTTGTCAGTGTCTACGCAGATCTGAATGGAAAATGCAGGCGACGGTCGATCACCCGGTACGACAGTTCTGTGAAGATTTTCCTGGGTACGGGCAAGGTGCTGATGCAGCGCTATCAGCTTTTCAACAACTCCGACCAACCAGCCAATGGAATCGCCGTGGAAATGCAGTCCAACGTCAGCGGAGTGTCCTCGCTGGGCGATTTGTGTGCGACCGCATCTTGTTGGATGCCCCATGTAGTGGCCTAGGCAACCGACCCCAGCTCTCCTGCAACATCAAGAAGGCGAAGGTCCTGCAGTCGTATcccaatatatatatatatatatagcacATGTACCGTCACCGAGGAGAAATGCGAGGGCCTGGTGTCCTGGGCGCTCCGGAAGTTTCCCGAGGTGCGCCTGGTAGATGCTACACCTCGCTTGGGGGTCCAGGACTTCCGCTTCCGGATTTGGATGCAACCAAGTCGCGTCTGCTGCAACGATTTGGACCCAGTAAGGAAAATACAGACACGGTGGGCTTCTTTTTAGCCAAGTTTCAGAAAGAGagctaaataaattaaactaaaatcCATTGTTGATTGGTTGTTCATACATAGGTATGTACTTTAATATCAAGTAAAGCGAATACTGCGCTTTGGAAAGTATAACGTTTTAAAATATGCAGGTGGTTAAACTTTCTTTTCTGATTATGCGTTTTAATAACAGatattcatatatttgttttctAGATGAACATACATTATAATTAGTATTTACTAATTCATTTATATCTTAATTTTACTTTGTATCTAAGTCGCGCCACTAAACTTGGATGATACAAACAATTTTATGCTTaagaataataattaattgtcGAGATATAAGATTTGGATTTGCTAAGGAGAAAAGTTGGGACACAGCAAATTATACGGTTTCAAATTTTACTCCTTGATAGTAATTTTGCAACTTTCCCCGTTTCCCTGTTTACGTTTTCGTAGTGAATGtttcaattttcaatttcaatttccgtcgactatagcgttcgaATAGTACCAGTTATCACAAGTAATggattaaaaatgaaaaatttaaaatgaaaaaagtattattttgaCTCGTTTATTGGGCATCGTACTCAAGCAGGTCTCTAGTTTTGCGGGTTCTTCTATGAAATcgaatgttttattttatagaaAACTGAAATTAAGATCCAGCGCTGCTAGTCATATGcgaatttgttttgtttatcaatACAAATCTACCTATTCAAAAATTTATAAGCTCGgaccatttattaaaaagttatgagcaattaaagtttttaacgCAATGTGTTGCCTTAGCTAAATcagaagttttaaaaattgaaaccCATGAAACCCATTCAGCcgaatgccacgcccactttaacgtccATAACGAAAAGTTCTGCCAAGCGCCGATATTTTGAAGCTAGATAACGATAACTAAAATTTGACTTACAGATTTATATTGGCATTTCTTTTAACTGAGCTGGACTATCAACCTCCCTGACAGCGAGCCACTTTCATCGCCAACttcacaaaaaattaaaaaattaaattaaaaagaattataaaaaaaacaaggaagaacgctatagtcgagtacctcgactatcagatacccgttactcagctaaagggaccaaaggaaaatggagatatgcaagcagcaaatgcgtcacctaccggcggtagacagatttaagcgttgtgggcgttagagtgagcgtggcaaagttttttttaaatcaatcgataggtattgacgagaccaatacatttcagtttaaattttttatctaccatgaaaattgtgggcgccacagacttgggcggtttgtgggcgttggagtgggcgtggcatattcgcgtaataaacttgcgctgcgctcaagcctacggaatctaaatctgcaatctcgtttctctatctttgatattttccgagatatccgcgttcatatttacgattttttgaagtttgtgggcggtttgtgggcgttaaagtgggcgtggcaaactttttttaggtcagtcggtaggtattgatgagaacaatacatttcagttaaaatttttgttctagcatcaaaactgtaggagccacagttttgggcggtttgtgggcgttagagtgggcgtggcactcttttgaaacaaacttgcgctgcgcaggaatctcaggaatctgcatgcctaatcccagtattgtagctcttatagtttccaagatctcagcgttcatacggacagacggacagacggacagacggacagacggacatggctagatcgactcggctagtgatcctgatcaagaatatatatactttatggggtcggaaacgcttccttctgcctgttacatactttccgacgaatctagtatacccttttgctctacgagtaacgggtataaaaattttttttaaattgggtAAAGTCCTTTCTAACAGTCTCCAACAAAAAAGCCGATACACACACCCGGCAAGACGAACTCACTTTCCGAaagtgaaacaaaaaaaaactgtgaCGAAGACATAAAATGGTAAGAAGTAAAGTAAAGTAAGACGTAAATACTTTAccttacttttaaaaaaaaatattattttacttGTAGATGTACGTTTTTATTTCCCTTTGGGATATTTTTTCTGAAATTTCTTTAACAAAATGGAatagaatttcaaatttaaaatcaaaattgaaattttgtaaattctcTTGAATTgtttttatcaaaaaatataacaaaaacacaatttagctttcttccttgtttttgaatttatagcAATAGCAATTTGAAATGCCCAAAAATCTACCATAGGCTTGTGTAAGCGCTATCCCACACACGGTTCTTCACCCAAGTCAGCAATGACAGCCACCTGGCATTTTAGTGAGACCGTTTGTGGAATACTTTTGGTATAATTGAATATATACCAAAATAATATGAG from Drosophila subpulchrella strain 33 F10 #4 breed RU33 chromosome 2L, RU_Dsub_v1.1 Primary Assembly, whole genome shotgun sequence includes:
- the LOC119547594 gene encoding uncharacterized protein LOC119547594 yields the protein MRKLGKKKVVGELSRSSRAKTVPPRKATTRKRTSPAPMGIPAPRSPTPQLPPPRGSRQTSAWPVRRPLCAQSNKVSTSTSSAAAGGSSAPKKRKLGKPKANPGPAVKNGKKPAAEDLEDDADPVKSDAEPEAEVEYEVEAIVGQKTVKGATYFQVRWKGYTKAEVTWMLEADLSCDYLLEQLRAKDAKPKTSKSPKASKKVGAAGRGHTPDATKGLIEKYKRDLVTQKNVDTKELRESPKKTNRLVNECYPRTNIHNRIERSSKRAAAKNREFYGED
- the LOC119546114 gene encoding LOW QUALITY PROTEIN: tRNA (cytosine(72)-C(5))-methyltransferase NSUN6-like (The sequence of the model RefSeq protein was modified relative to this genomic sequence to represent the inferred CDS: inserted 3 bases in 2 codons; deleted 2 bases in 1 codon) encodes the protein MRWTTHPEVLCIDPLAKRLTQTSADPNLKEVIVDTSCGAALLRGARIYPPGVIAMGSNAQLEELVSVYADLNGKCRRRSITRYDSSVKIFLGTGKVLMQRYQLFNNSDQPANGIAVEMQSNVSGVSSLGDLCARILLDAPCSGLGNRPQLSCNIKKAKVLQSYPNIXIYIYSTCTVTEEKCEGLVSWALRKFPEVRLVDATPRXGGPGLPLPDLDATKSRLLQRFGPSKENTDTVGFFLAKFQKES